CACCATGACGCTGACGCTGTCGGGGCGGAGCAAGAAGCCGGTGACGGTCAACGTCCAGTCGATCGCCGCCGGCACCGCACCGGTGATCACGGCGCTGGCCCAGCAGGTCGTCATCCCCGTCGGGGCGAGGTCGGCCACCTTCCAGGTGCCGATCGCGGGCGACACCACACCCGCGACCGCCGAACAGTCGTACCAGGTGGTCGCGTCCGTGCCGACGAACGCGACGATCGGGGGTGGCTTCACCCGCCTCATCGTCACCGACGACGACGCGCTCTGATCTCGACGGGTACGGCTCACCGGCCGTACCCGCCGCCGCAGGATCCGCGGGCTGTCCGGGCCCCGTCCGGCGGTGAACACGACGGCCGCCACCCCCGCCGACGAGCCGATGAGGCTCGTCGGCGGGGGTGTCTGTGTGGTTGACATGCTCCTCCGGGCTCGGCCGTCTTGCGCGCCGGTGGGGCGACGACCGGGAATCCTGAATCCCGCTTTGGACAACTCCCAGCTCAAGCCCTATGCGACGGGTTCGAAGCGGTAGGGAACCAAAGGCCGGGCGACTTTCACGAAGCGGTCCCCGAAGCCGGCCACCACCTCCGGTGGTTCTCCCCGCGCGGAGAATGTCCAGGCCGCCGATTCGGCCGTGCTCGATCCGGGATACGCGTGCCCGGGAAATTCCCGTCCGCTCGGCGGGCGAGCCTCCGGGAGACGCCAGGACGCTCGCGTATCCCGGCGAGCCGGGCGCCGCGCGGTCCCGCCCGCGGCCGTTCGCAGCCTGCCCCCTGGCGCCGGCCCCCTCGACGATGCCGTGGGCCGCTCCCGGCGGCGCCGGGGAGGGGGCCCCGGCCCAGAAAAGACAAAAAGCGCAAATGTAACGTTCCAGCAACAGAGTGCGCATGCCATCTACCTGCGCATATTCGAAGATGTCAACTCGTTACCTCGCAACAAGGTGCACACCGGACACGTGCGTGTTACAAACCTCATTAGTTGATTGCTGAGACAAACGAAAGGCGGTGACTCGCGTGACCCAGGAGCACAACGCCACGTACGCGGCCGGCACCGCCTTGCCGACCAGCTCTCCAATGGTGCGCCAGACGAACCTCTCGCTGGTCCTGCGCCACCTGCGTGACCACGTCTCCCAGTCCCGGGCCGACATCGCGGAGGTGACCGGCCTGCACCGGGCCACGGTCTCCAACCTGGTGTCCGAGCTGCTCGACCGGCAACTGGTCCGGGAGGTCGACACGGAGCACGTCGGCGCGATCGGCCGTCCCCGGCGACCCCTGGCCCTGCACGGCGCACATGTCGGCGCGCTGGGTCTGGAGATCAACGTTGACTACATCTCGGTTCACGGGTCCGACCTCAGCGGCCGGGTCCTGGTGGAGCGCCGGGTCGGCTTCGACACGATAGCCGGCGGGCCGGACCGCGCCCTGCGCGTGCTCAGCCAGATGGCCCTGGAGGCCGTCGAGACGATGAAGCGGGCCGAGGCCGTCCCGGCCGGCCTCGGGGTGGCACTCCCCGGCCTGGTCGACGTGGCGCGTGGCGTCGTCACGTTCGCACCCAACCTGGGCTGGCGCGACCTGCCGCTGGCGGCACGGCTGTCGGCGGCACTCAGCCCGTGGAGCGTTCCAGTGTCGGTGGACAACGACGCCAACCTCGCGGCCGTGGCCGAGCACACCTCCGGCGTCGCCGCCGGCACCCCCCACCTCGTCTATCTGACCGGCGAGGTCGGCGTGGGCGGCGGCATCTTCGTCGACGGCAAGCTGCTCCGTGGCGCGGACGGCTTCTCCGGCGAGGTCGGGCACCTGCCGGTCGACCCGGCCGGCGCCCGCTGCGGCTGCGGGCGGCACGGGTGCTGGGAGACCAAGGTGGGACTGGCCGCGCTGGTACGGATGGCCATGCCCGACCAGGCGTACCAACCGGCCGACCAGCCGGTGTCCGATCCCGAGGAGCGCGCGACGGAGATCGCCAGAGGATTGGCCGCGGGTGACCGCCAGATGATGGACGCGGTCGCGCAGGTGGGGCGGTGGCTCGGGCTCGGCGGCTCGATCCTGGCCAACCTGTTCAACCCGCGGGTGATCGTCGTCGGCGGCTACTTCGCCACCCTCGCCGAATGGCTGCTGCCCCACGCCCAGGCGGAGCTGGAACGCCTGGTCGTGGCCAGCTCCGCCAACCAGTGCCGGTTCGTCGCCTCCAACCTCGGCTTCGGCGCCGCCTCACGGGGCGCCGCGAGCATGGTGGTCAACCGGCTCATCGACCACCCGACCATGATCATGGATCCCTTACCCCGCCTGTCAGCTATCTGACAGGCCCCAAAAGCCTGGAGGCGGCACCCTCCAGTCGCAGTACCCAACCTCATGTGGCAATTGGCACCAGTGCGGCGGCGCGCGCTTTGCCTGACACCCCCCAGTCAGGGAAGGAATTACCCCATGTCACCACGTTCTCGAACGTGGGCCAGGCTCTCAAAGATCCTGCCAATAACCGAAACCCCCTCTCTACGCCGGACGGCGGCGACGGTGGCCCTGGCCCTCGTCGTGCCCCTGATGCCCGTCTTCACACTTATGGCGTCGCCGGCGAACGCAGCCTCCGACACCAAGACCCTGGCGTCGTCGGCGAACGCCGCCGACCCCGACTTCAAGGTCCTGGTCTTCTCCAAGACCAGCGGCTTCCGGCACGACTCGATTCCCGAGGGAATCGCCGCCGTCCAGAAGCTCGGCCTGGAGAACAACTTCGCGGTCGACACGACCGAGGACAGCGCCCAGTTCACCGACGCCAACCTGGCGCAGTACCAGGCCGTCATCTTCATGTCCACGACCGGCGACCCCATCACCACGCCGGACCAGAAGGCCGCCTTCGAGCGCTACATCCAGGGCGGCGGCGGCTTCGCCGGCATCCACGCGGCCTCTGACAGCGGCTACAACTGGGAGTGGTACGGCAAGCTCGTCGGCGCGTACTTCAAGTCGCACCCGGCGACCCAGCAGGCCACGGTCCTCACCGAGGACCCCGCCCACCCGTCGACCTCGCACCTGCCGACCTCGTGGACCCGCGTCGACGAGTGGTACGACTTCCAGGCCAACCCGCGCAACAGCGTGCACGTGTTGCAGTCGATGAACCAGAAGTCCTACACCGGCTCCACGCAGGGCATCGACCACCCGATCTCCTGGTGTCAGGACTACGACGGCGGACGCTCCTGGTACACCGGC
This region of Streptosporangium sp. NBC_01495 genomic DNA includes:
- a CDS encoding ROK family transcriptional regulator, with translation MTQEHNATYAAGTALPTSSPMVRQTNLSLVLRHLRDHVSQSRADIAEVTGLHRATVSNLVSELLDRQLVREVDTEHVGAIGRPRRPLALHGAHVGALGLEINVDYISVHGSDLSGRVLVERRVGFDTIAGGPDRALRVLSQMALEAVETMKRAEAVPAGLGVALPGLVDVARGVVTFAPNLGWRDLPLAARLSAALSPWSVPVSVDNDANLAAVAEHTSGVAAGTPHLVYLTGEVGVGGGIFVDGKLLRGADGFSGEVGHLPVDPAGARCGCGRHGCWETKVGLAALVRMAMPDQAYQPADQPVSDPEERATEIARGLAAGDRQMMDAVAQVGRWLGLGGSILANLFNPRVIVVGGYFATLAEWLLPHAQAELERLVVASSANQCRFVASNLGFGAASRGAASMVVNRLIDHPTMIMDPLPRLSAI